A window of Diadema setosum chromosome 2, eeDiaSeto1, whole genome shotgun sequence contains these coding sequences:
- the LOC140240735 gene encoding uncharacterized protein: protein MHLYLQGEDATTLSLIQRPWFRHARPFAAMDSSRSTTAATTTNASGSASSGSPSSGARSRHGARARNSFSYQPPHKRAPTEKVVVALQNGDLDAHAKNFARHLSGARGAEDQSQLCVLLDALDVLASRDKSIYCNLVQRLAEELLFECIDYLCTTFTGVGRVHLDVKLYNVIRLLWVMCLYAPALHHLAGCFRDLLIPYHGILLACCRSLRRSLSTCSDSSTTTSGTYSRDLSSDGDALVSKDSVMGVAICTLSVLYNSLMVVHHREIMEYCCQSGIFGIIVSLLRRTRVVMVGETCLRILDLACEHGGTMARTILRDHQVMREAANLWHFMLRRDLVTKSGFQIAELIARLSEYLRHGSKGYAGSSGFAAAAPSQHGTHVRADKPTFLYRCAKVKMVLWCSLPSCSRSEESTGQKLKLCARCRLVMYCSQECQSSHWTNGHRERCATRHRKSGSDQGDGS, encoded by the coding sequence ATGCATCTCTACCTACAGGGTGAAGATGCAACCACTCTCTCCCTAATCCAACGCCCCTGGTTCCGACATGCTAGACCGTTTGCAGCTATGGACTCGAGCCGATCGACTACGGCGGCGACGACCACCAACGCCTCCGGTAGCGCCAGCAGCGGCAGCCCATCGTCCGGCGCCCGAAGCCGGCACGGTGCCCGGGCACGCAACTCCTTCTCCTACCAACCCCCTCACAAGAGAGCGCCAACAGAAAAGGTTGTGGTGGCGCTACAGAATGGCGACTTGGACGCGCACGCCAAAAACTTTGCCCGCCATCTCAGCGGAGCACGTGGAGCCGAGGACCAATCACAACTTTGCGTTCTACTGGATGCATTAGACGTACTTGCGTCTCGGGATAAATCCATCTACTGTAATCTCGTGCAGAGACTGGCCGAAGAACTACTGTTCGAATGCATCGATTATCTATGCACCACCTTTACGGGTGTTGGTCGAGTGCACCTGGACGTCAAATTATACAATGTTATACGACTGCTTTGGGTGATGTGTTTGTACGCCCCAGCTCTGCATCATCTTGCTGGATGTTTTCGTGATCTTCTAATACCGTACCATGGGATTCTATTGGCATGCTGTCGGTCCCTGCGAAGATCTCTCAGCACGTGCAGTGATTCGTCTACGACAACATCCGGGACATACAGCCGTGACCTCAGTAGCGACGGCGACGCCCTGGTCAGTAAGGATAGTGTGATGGGCGTCGCCATTTGTACTCTGAGCGTGCTTTACAATAGTCTTATGGTTGTCCATCACAGGGAAATCATGGAGTACTGCTGCCAATCGGGTATCTTCGGTATCATCGTGTCTCTCCTGCGGCGGACGCGTGTCGTCATGGTCGGTGAGACCTGCCTCAGGATCCTCGACCTCGCCTGCGAACACGGTGGTACGATGGCCCGGACCATCTTGCGAGACCACCAGGTGATGCGCGAAGCCGCTAATTTGTGGCACTTCATGCTACGACGAGACCTCGTCACCAAATCGGGCTTCCAAATCGCTGAACTCATCGCACGTCTCAGCGAGTACCTCCGGCATGGAAGCAAAGGTTATGCCGGATCCAGTGGATTCGCTGCTGCGGCTCCTAGTCAACATGGAACGCACGTGCGCGCCGACAAACCGACCTTTCTCTACCGCTGCGCAAAGGTCAAGATGGTGCTATGGTGTTCCTTGCCAAGCTGCTCTCGATCGGAGGAGTCTACGGGGCAGAAACTGAAGCTTTGTGCGCGATGTCGACTAGTCATGTATTGTAGTCAAGAGTGCCAATCCTCACATTGGACAAACGGGCACCGTGAACGATGCGCCACCCGACACCGAAAGAGCGGCAGCGATCAAGGGGACGGATCGTAG